In Microbacterium lushaniae, the following are encoded in one genomic region:
- a CDS encoding sensor histidine kinase encodes MNRPPRTVSARARILGAVLAVACAGLVVVGGITFWVQQDSVLRAVDGQLRTFATTVAAEPMPDRAAVVDVVRSIVPDRTDGTIAVADGEVIAAAPSATGLHLADDEEFVRVLAESSPAAVEYGTVRGDHGTLRYVAVPVDGAVIAHAVLLDARMELVVTGILTYTVTGLGMLLAIGVVGWFVIGRLLLPLRDLRATADAVTIGDFGARLPADGNDEISDLTRTVNSMLDRIEVSVDVQRQLLDDVRHELKTPITIVRGHLETMDVTDPVDVATTREIGMSELDRMTRLVDDIDLLAAVEDGALSMSMIDVDALTARVGELVAVIPGHTWSVESRGYGRVEGDYDRLLQAWLQLADNAAKYTPEGTPVEIGSSVDDAGAHLWVRDHGPGIPPASRHRIFRRFDRAEGRRTVGGSGLGLAIVDAIVKGHDGHCTVTETPGGGATFTIHIPPGRGRAPADLPAPVRAGDVVQQREASG; translated from the coding sequence ATGAACCGCCCGCCGAGAACGGTCTCGGCGCGCGCGCGGATCCTGGGGGCCGTCCTCGCCGTCGCGTGCGCCGGGCTCGTCGTGGTGGGCGGCATCACGTTCTGGGTGCAGCAGGACAGCGTCCTGCGTGCCGTCGACGGGCAGTTGCGCACGTTCGCCACGACCGTGGCAGCGGAGCCGATGCCCGACCGCGCGGCCGTCGTCGACGTCGTACGCAGCATCGTCCCCGACCGCACCGACGGCACGATCGCGGTGGCCGACGGTGAAGTGATCGCCGCTGCGCCCAGCGCGACGGGCCTGCACCTCGCCGACGACGAGGAGTTCGTGCGGGTGCTGGCGGAGTCCTCGCCGGCAGCGGTGGAGTACGGGACGGTGCGCGGCGACCACGGCACGCTGCGGTACGTCGCCGTACCGGTAGACGGCGCTGTCATCGCCCACGCCGTGCTGCTGGATGCCCGCATGGAGCTCGTGGTCACCGGCATCCTCACCTACACGGTGACCGGGCTCGGGATGCTGCTGGCCATCGGCGTGGTCGGGTGGTTCGTCATCGGGAGACTGCTCCTGCCGCTGCGCGATCTCCGCGCCACCGCCGACGCCGTCACGATCGGCGACTTCGGCGCGCGCCTCCCCGCCGACGGCAACGACGAGATCTCCGACCTCACGCGCACCGTCAACTCCATGCTCGACCGGATCGAGGTCTCCGTCGACGTGCAGCGCCAGCTGCTGGACGACGTCCGGCACGAGCTGAAGACCCCCATCACGATCGTGCGGGGGCATCTGGAGACGATGGACGTCACCGATCCGGTGGATGTGGCCACCACGCGGGAGATCGGCATGTCGGAGCTGGACCGCATGACCCGTCTCGTCGACGACATCGATCTTCTCGCGGCGGTCGAGGACGGCGCCCTGTCGATGAGCATGATCGACGTCGATGCGCTGACGGCGCGTGTGGGAGAGCTGGTGGCGGTGATCCCCGGCCACACGTGGAGCGTCGAATCCCGCGGCTACGGGCGCGTCGAGGGCGACTACGACCGCCTGCTCCAGGCGTGGCTGCAGCTTGCCGACAACGCCGCGAAGTACACCCCCGAGGGCACGCCGGTGGAGATCGGCAGCTCCGTGGACGACGCCGGTGCGCACCTGTGGGTGCGCGACCACGGCCCCGGCATCCCGCCCGCTTCCCGCCATCGCATCTTCCGCCGCTTCGACCGCGCCGAGGGACGCCGCACCGTCGGCGGCTCGGGGCTGGGACTTGCCATCGTGGACGCGATCGTGAAAGGCCACGACGGCCACTGCACGGTCACGGAGACGCCCGGCGGCGGCGCCACCTTCACCATCCACATCCCGCCCGGACGCGGGCGGGCACCGGCCGACCTGCCGGCGCCCGTGCGCGCCGGTGACGTGGTCCAGCAGCGAGAGGCCTCCGGATGA
- a CDS encoding response regulator transcription factor produces the protein MTLILIAEDENRISAFISRGLESAGYRTRVVEDGGDALEAALSGEVDLMLLDIGLPTMDGFEVLRDLRGQGSTLPVIMLTARSSTRDTVDGLDAGANDYVAKPFKFDELLARVRSRLRETVQTGTIAVVHGDVSLDVLTRRATVAGREIDLSAREFALAEQFLRHPGQVLSREQLLSRVWGLDFDPGSNVVDVYVRYLRGKFGHECISTVRGAGYRWE, from the coding sequence ATGACGCTCATCCTCATCGCCGAAGACGAGAACCGCATCTCGGCCTTCATCAGCCGCGGATTGGAATCCGCCGGCTACCGCACCCGGGTGGTCGAGGACGGCGGCGACGCACTCGAGGCCGCGCTGTCGGGTGAGGTCGACCTGATGCTCCTGGACATCGGGCTTCCCACGATGGACGGCTTCGAGGTGCTGCGCGACCTGCGGGGACAGGGGTCGACCCTTCCCGTCATCATGCTCACCGCCCGCTCCAGCACGCGCGACACGGTGGACGGCCTGGACGCCGGCGCGAACGACTACGTCGCGAAGCCGTTCAAGTTCGACGAGCTGCTCGCCCGCGTGCGTTCCCGCCTGCGGGAGACCGTGCAGACCGGCACGATCGCCGTCGTCCACGGCGACGTGTCGCTGGACGTGCTGACCAGACGGGCGACCGTGGCCGGCCGTGAGATCGACCTCAGCGCGCGCGAGTTCGCCCTGGCGGAGCAGTTCCTCCGCCACCCCGGACAGGTGCTCAGCCGCGAGCAGCTGCTCAGCCGCGTGTGGGGGCTCGACTTCGATCCCGGCTCCAACGTGGTCGACGTGTACGTGCGCTACCTGCGGGGAAAATTCGGGCACGAATGCATCTCGACGGTGCGGGGCGCCGGCTACCGCTGGGAGTGA